A portion of the Paenibacillus hamazuiensis genome contains these proteins:
- a CDS encoding carbohydrate ABC transporter permease, producing MANNQRAGHRRSNLIIHMVLTAASIVMIIPFAWMILTSLKTVTEATQIPVNIFPSHPNLSNYAKAFEKSDFAHYYVNTVFTAFMKTVFPVIFSSMAAFAFARIRFPGRTILFFIIISVMMVPNPVFYTPQYLLMSKWGLVNTVTALWICSLVSPFAMFMLRQFFLGISKELEEAAILDGCNPFQTFRYIMLPLVKSALVAIVIIQLLWSWNELQWPLIINSSPDKLTLSSGLATLVSMFSTNYPVLMAGAFMAVIPMIVLFFLFQKRFIEGVAFSAHKG from the coding sequence ATGGCGAACAATCAACGGGCCGGTCATCGCCGGTCCAACCTGATCATTCACATGGTGCTTACCGCGGCTAGCATCGTCATGATCATCCCCTTTGCGTGGATGATTCTGACATCCTTAAAGACCGTTACAGAAGCCACGCAAATCCCGGTGAACATTTTCCCGTCGCATCCGAATTTGAGCAATTATGCGAAAGCGTTTGAGAAATCGGATTTTGCTCATTACTATGTAAACACGGTGTTTACCGCATTCATGAAAACGGTGTTCCCTGTTATTTTCAGCTCTATGGCCGCTTTTGCGTTCGCCAGAATCCGGTTTCCGGGCAGGACGATTCTGTTTTTCATCATCATCTCCGTGATGATGGTGCCGAATCCTGTTTTTTACACGCCGCAATATTTGCTGATGAGCAAGTGGGGATTGGTCAACACAGTGACGGCCCTATGGATCTGTTCTTTAGTCAGTCCGTTCGCCATGTTCATGCTCAGGCAATTTTTTCTAGGGATTTCCAAAGAGTTGGAGGAAGCTGCGATTTTGGACGGTTGCAACCCGTTTCAGACGTTCCGATATATTATGCTGCCTTTGGTGAAGTCGGCTTTGGTAGCTATCGTTATCATCCAGCTTCTTTGGTCGTGGAACGAATTGCAGTGGCCGCTTATTATTAATAGTTCGCCGGATAAGCTCACGTTATCTTCGGGACTCGCCACGCTGGTCTCCATGTTCAGCACAAACTATCCGGTATTGATGGCGGGGGCGTTCATGGCCGTTATTCCAATGATCGTTCTGTTCTTCCTTTTCCAGAAACGGTTTATCGAAGGGGTAGCTTTCAGCGCGCATAAAGGATGA
- a CDS encoding glycoside hydrolase family 172 protein: MRNQSLNLLGNLTQIKEVRSARVSSWDQDGKNQDYWMIPAGESIVLGDIEGPGSITHLWMTSFCRRVHGPSVIHPEWGGNIAPVNEIHNALGVTWESADPAWYRKVLIKMTWDDQDHPSVLVPYGDFFCIGHSMPGNFASLPFTVSVKPEEQFKFGGVASVNCYLPMPFNKRAKIEIINENDVPFGLYFHIDYELYKQPFGEDTAYFHAQWRRENPCDGWGPDLQVNTPEVNRIANLDGEGNYVILEAKGKGHYIGCNLSVTHFQGSWWGEGDDMIFIDGEKLPSIVGTGAEDYFNHAWGMQKNAFPFHGSIIHESDVPGYQVSYRFHITDPVHFSESLKVTIEHGHANHLSDDWSSTAYWYQTLPSEPFGILPVEERIQRMPQFPSPGPLKPVALNEEMQQSYEMAKTRMEQYAEGRAAQVKKKEDRLAQHSRGNIEQSKAVRNAFHS, from the coding sequence ATGCGAAATCAATCTTTGAACCTGCTTGGAAACTTGACCCAAATCAAGGAAGTCCGCTCCGCCCGTGTCTCCAGTTGGGACCAGGACGGGAAAAATCAAGACTATTGGATGATTCCCGCCGGAGAGTCGATCGTACTGGGGGACATTGAAGGCCCGGGAAGCATCACGCATCTGTGGATGACTTCCTTCTGCCGCCGAGTTCACGGACCGAGCGTCATACATCCGGAATGGGGAGGCAATATCGCGCCGGTCAACGAAATTCATAATGCGCTTGGAGTAACCTGGGAATCGGCCGATCCGGCGTGGTACCGTAAAGTGCTGATTAAAATGACCTGGGACGATCAGGATCACCCGAGCGTACTGGTTCCTTACGGCGACTTTTTCTGCATCGGCCATTCGATGCCGGGCAACTTTGCTTCGCTGCCTTTCACGGTATCCGTCAAGCCGGAAGAGCAGTTCAAGTTCGGCGGCGTCGCATCGGTCAACTGCTATTTGCCGATGCCGTTCAACAAACGGGCCAAGATTGAAATCATCAATGAAAACGACGTGCCGTTCGGCTTGTACTTCCATATCGACTATGAGCTGTATAAGCAGCCTTTTGGAGAAGACACCGCCTATTTTCACGCGCAGTGGCGCCGGGAAAATCCTTGCGACGGCTGGGGGCCGGACCTGCAGGTCAATACGCCGGAAGTAAACCGGATAGCCAATCTGGACGGTGAAGGCAATTATGTGATTCTGGAAGCGAAAGGAAAAGGGCATTATATCGGCTGCAACTTGTCCGTGACCCATTTTCAGGGCAGTTGGTGGGGCGAAGGCGACGACATGATCTTCATTGACGGCGAGAAGCTCCCGAGCATTGTCGGTACTGGCGCCGAAGACTATTTCAATCATGCCTGGGGCATGCAAAAAAATGCGTTCCCGTTCCACGGCTCGATCATTCACGAAAGCGATGTGCCGGGTTACCAAGTTTCGTACCGCTTCCATATTACCGACCCGGTTCACTTCTCGGAAAGCTTGAAGGTGACGATCGAGCACGGTCATGCCAATCATCTGTCCGACGATTGGTCCTCCACGGCGTATTGGTATCAGACGCTGCCGTCCGAGCCTTTCGGTATTTTGCCGGTAGAGGAGCGCATCCAGCGGATGCCGCAATTCCCGAGCCCGGGACCGCTGAAGCCGGTTGCCCTGAACGAGGAGATGCAGCAGTCGTACGAAATGGCCAAAACGCGGATGGAGCAATATGCGGAAGGCCGCGCGGCTCAGGTGAAGAAAAAAGAAGACAGGCTGGCGCAGCATTCCCGCGGAAACATCGAGCAAAGCAAGGCGGTAAGAAACGCCTTTCACTCATAA
- a CDS encoding AraC family transcriptional regulator → MILHQISPYIRVAMDNIVEGPWVIEERVLFDYELLYIMEGKVICTIEDTVYEGERGDIFLFRPKQRHKIVKVDGSRFRQPHIHFDFFYNTDSEKVKVSFRPLEEIGEEEINWFRQDIVDQMPVPLPSHLRLKNPIMIEKMLMDIIYEYETKMPLYEFKVKGLFIQLWIQLLRENYWNMNPQLETNMHTLMHVKQYLMHNTNRKVRLDEISRMSGISKHYLVRLFHHSFGMSPIQYHNLMRMHAARHLIQFTTEPLTIIAEKMGFPNIHAFSRFFKMVDGTSPSFYR, encoded by the coding sequence GTGATCTTGCACCAAATATCCCCATATATTCGCGTCGCCATGGACAACATCGTGGAAGGGCCTTGGGTTATTGAAGAGAGGGTATTGTTCGATTACGAACTGCTTTACATCATGGAAGGCAAAGTGATTTGTACGATCGAGGATACGGTCTATGAGGGAGAGCGCGGGGATATTTTTTTATTTCGTCCCAAACAGCGCCATAAAATTGTAAAAGTGGATGGTTCGCGGTTTCGCCAGCCGCATATTCATTTCGATTTTTTCTATAATACGGACAGCGAGAAGGTCAAGGTATCGTTCCGGCCCCTCGAAGAAATCGGCGAAGAAGAGATCAACTGGTTCCGTCAGGATATCGTCGATCAGATGCCGGTTCCGCTCCCCAGCCATTTGCGGTTGAAAAACCCGATCATGATTGAAAAAATGCTGATGGATATCATTTACGAGTATGAAACGAAAATGCCGTTATACGAATTTAAAGTGAAGGGATTGTTCATCCAGCTCTGGATTCAGCTGCTAAGGGAGAACTATTGGAACATGAATCCTCAGCTCGAAACGAATATGCACACTTTGATGCACGTCAAGCAGTATCTCATGCACAATACTAACCGGAAAGTCCGTTTGGACGAAATCTCCAGAATGTCGGGAATCAGCAAACATTACCTCGTTCGTCTGTTTCATCATTCATTTGGCATGAGTCCGATTCAATATCATAACTTGATGCGCATGCACGCCGCACGCCATCTGATTCAGTTTACCACGGAACCGCTTACTATCATCGCCGAGAAAATGGGATTCCCGAACATTCATGCATTCAGCCGATTTTTCAAAATGGTCGATGGCACTTCGCCGTCCTTTTACCGTTGA
- a CDS encoding carbohydrate ABC transporter permease, with the protein MNHIAGKRSNPYVHAIGTHSLSYAVTLVVLLPFLWMILLSFKSNNDILNDPFSLPRTFGLDNYVRAWNTLNLGLLYQNTFLIAVVTIAIELVITFMSSYALSRMVFRSAKLKHSIHVLLLAGLAIPAFILLFPVYRITISLDLLNTYASLIIPYIATSISFNTLLFTGFLKGFPKEVEEAAVIDGCSLFTLCRSIVVPVIMPVVATIFIFNVLYIWNEFPFAVTLVNKDGMQTISLGISQFKGRFNIDYGGIIAASTLLIIPQLVFFAIFQRFIIEGMTAGAVKG; encoded by the coding sequence TTGAATCACATCGCCGGCAAACGGTCCAATCCATATGTTCATGCGATCGGCACGCATAGTTTATCTTATGCCGTCACCTTAGTCGTCCTGCTGCCGTTCTTGTGGATGATTCTATTATCGTTCAAATCCAATAACGACATCTTGAACGATCCGTTCAGCTTGCCGAGGACGTTCGGCTTGGACAACTACGTTCGCGCATGGAACACGTTGAATCTGGGGTTGTTGTATCAAAATACGTTTCTGATTGCAGTCGTCACGATCGCGATCGAGCTGGTCATCACGTTCATGAGTTCATATGCCTTGTCGCGAATGGTGTTCAGATCCGCCAAGCTGAAGCATTCGATCCATGTTCTTCTCTTGGCGGGGCTGGCGATTCCGGCGTTTATCCTGCTGTTTCCGGTATATCGGATTACGATTTCGCTTGACTTGTTAAATACGTACGCATCCCTGATCATTCCGTACATCGCCACTTCGATATCGTTTAATACGCTTTTGTTCACCGGCTTTTTGAAAGGCTTCCCGAAAGAAGTGGAAGAAGCCGCCGTCATCGACGGCTGCAGCTTGTTTACATTGTGCAGATCCATCGTAGTCCCGGTCATTATGCCTGTTGTCGCAACAATATTTATTTTTAATGTTCTCTATATATGGAACGAGTTTCCATTCGCTGTGACGCTCGTTAACAAAGACGGCATGCAGACGATATCGCTTGGAATCTCTCAGTTTAAAGGCCGATTTAATATCGATTATGGCGGCATTATTGCGGCAAGCACGCTTTTGATCATCCCTCAGCTCGTATTTTTCGCGATCTTCCAACGGTTCATTATCGAAGGAATGACCGCCGGGGCGGTAAAAGGCTGA
- a CDS encoding ABC transporter substrate-binding protein: MRKCLSIMTAALLALSSAGCGNEQPSGGTKSATGSESQKAVTLSIAMHVANVKDQEPYMYGIVQKFQEKYPNIKIDLQGSDTDSHVKKMKMAAQARQLPDIFWMLPAPAKEMNKAGMLLDLTDFLKTNDDIASNMDAKLKQSYQDGGKQFGLPYQALVTGLWYNKAIFDQYKVKVPETYDELLAAAKVFKSNNVVTIAKGAKDAFSTWAFLGMLTRYGFFNKIDNIAAGKEKFNNPDFLKFYQKIDELRTAGAFPENVSTLSYFQAVEMFTAGKAAMLDAGVWETKKIEASPIAKNVGFSWGPTFSDGVGNQKVAMVVGAAPLVANAEVKKDAAKYDAVMKFFQFFYSQEGAAIMAENEAPPVVKYMGKIDKEKYPVYNAVLEQMNLPGWERPVAQPDLVLSEAAANALNDSIYGVINGIFKPAEALDLVDKKMR; encoded by the coding sequence ATGAGAAAATGTTTGTCGATCATGACTGCGGCGTTGCTTGCTTTGAGTTCGGCGGGATGCGGCAACGAGCAGCCGTCCGGCGGCACGAAATCGGCAACCGGATCGGAATCGCAAAAGGCCGTCACGTTATCGATTGCTATGCATGTTGCCAATGTCAAGGATCAGGAGCCTTACATGTACGGCATTGTACAGAAGTTTCAGGAAAAATATCCGAATATCAAAATCGATTTGCAAGGATCCGACACGGATTCGCACGTCAAGAAGATGAAGATGGCTGCGCAAGCCCGGCAGCTGCCGGATATATTCTGGATGCTGCCGGCACCTGCGAAAGAAATGAACAAAGCCGGCATGCTGCTCGACCTGACGGATTTTCTGAAAACCAACGATGACATCGCTTCCAATATGGATGCCAAGCTGAAACAAAGCTACCAGGATGGCGGCAAGCAATTCGGCCTTCCTTATCAGGCGCTGGTAACCGGACTATGGTATAACAAAGCAATATTTGATCAATACAAAGTGAAAGTGCCGGAAACCTACGACGAGCTGCTGGCTGCGGCGAAAGTGTTCAAGAGCAATAATGTCGTCACGATTGCCAAAGGCGCGAAAGACGCCTTCAGCACCTGGGCTTTCCTCGGGATGCTGACCCGTTACGGTTTTTTTAACAAGATCGATAACATCGCAGCAGGCAAGGAGAAATTCAACAACCCAGATTTTCTCAAGTTTTATCAGAAAATCGACGAGCTTCGGACGGCGGGAGCTTTCCCTGAAAACGTATCCACACTGTCCTATTTCCAAGCGGTGGAGATGTTTACCGCGGGGAAGGCGGCTATGCTGGATGCCGGCGTATGGGAAACCAAGAAGATCGAAGCAAGTCCGATTGCGAAAAACGTAGGTTTCTCTTGGGGACCGACATTCTCTGACGGCGTCGGCAATCAGAAAGTCGCCATGGTGGTTGGAGCGGCTCCGCTCGTAGCGAATGCAGAAGTGAAAAAAGACGCCGCGAAATATGACGCGGTCATGAAGTTCTTCCAGTTCTTTTACAGTCAAGAAGGCGCGGCCATTATGGCCGAGAATGAAGCGCCGCCGGTCGTAAAGTATATGGGCAAAATAGACAAGGAGAAGTATCCCGTCTACAATGCGGTGCTCGAGCAAATGAACCTTCCGGGTTGGGAGCGTCCTGTCGCGCAGCCGGACCTGGTGCTCAGCGAAGCTGCGGCAAACGCCCTGAACGACAGCATTTACGGTGTCATCAACGGAATCTTCAAGCCTGCGGAAGCTCTTGATCTTGTCGATAAGAAGATGCGTTAA
- a CDS encoding carbohydrate ABC transporter permease has product MIWLSKRKYLFLMLFPTLAIYLGYIILPVLISFYYSFTKYTGIGAAEFIGLKNYAELFQDRLFWVSLKNTIIVLGVSIVLLLPGSFFLALLLNAKVKGGNAIKALNFAPSIVAPILVGLIWVFILDPQMGLINHFLKSIGLGRLALQWIGGTTWTPYSVGVIFVWQTVGFLATIFLAGLKMIPKDVYESSTIDGAGRLQQMLFITIPMLNETIKINVVLIITGVFKIFETVFMLTGGGPNHLSEVMVTYMYNVTFTSGEYGYGMSIAFVTFLLTMIFSLAYMGFNRKTIDE; this is encoded by the coding sequence ATGATTTGGCTTAGCAAACGTAAATATTTGTTTCTGATGTTATTTCCTACCTTGGCTATCTATCTGGGGTACATCATTTTGCCTGTTTTAATTTCCTTTTATTACAGTTTCACTAAGTATACGGGCATAGGAGCAGCCGAGTTCATCGGACTTAAAAACTACGCGGAGTTGTTTCAAGACCGTCTGTTTTGGGTTTCCTTAAAAAATACGATCATCGTTCTGGGGGTCTCCATCGTCTTGCTGCTGCCGGGTTCTTTCTTTCTGGCTCTGCTTTTGAACGCCAAGGTGAAAGGCGGAAACGCGATTAAGGCATTAAATTTCGCACCTAGCATTGTGGCGCCGATTCTGGTCGGATTGATTTGGGTGTTCATCTTGGACCCGCAGATGGGCCTCATCAATCACTTTCTTAAAAGCATCGGCTTGGGCAGGCTCGCCTTGCAATGGATCGGCGGCACGACATGGACCCCTTATTCCGTCGGCGTGATCTTTGTTTGGCAAACCGTCGGTTTCTTGGCGACGATTTTCCTGGCCGGTCTCAAAATGATTCCGAAGGATGTGTACGAATCCAGCACGATCGATGGCGCCGGCCGTCTGCAGCAGATGTTATTCATAACAATCCCGATGCTGAACGAAACGATCAAGATCAATGTCGTACTCATCATTACCGGCGTATTCAAAATATTTGAGACGGTATTTATGCTGACGGGCGGCGGGCCCAATCATCTATCCGAAGTGATGGTCACTTATATGTATAATGTGACGTTTACCTCGGGGGAATACGGCTACGGGATGTCCATTGCTTTCGTCACGTTTCTGCTGACGATGATCTTTTCGCTTGCGTACATGGGTTTCAATAGAAAAACCATCGATGAATAA
- a CDS encoding carbohydrate ABC transporter permease: MNSRSRYVWAYIMIAPTLLGTVLFWTWPAIYSIYLSFLKSENFGMVNHWVGLANYERLFKDKEFWQNLRNTLYYAVMFVPLTLLFSTFFAVLLNAKIRGLSAYRVIFFLPQVTMPAAAAMVWVVLFARDYGFINYLLGTHVAWISDTRFAMFALVIVGVWGAIGFNMLLILAGLQGIPRALYEAAEIDGAVRFRKFRYITLPLLTPTLFFTTVVLMIGATQIFDSIYLLIGKTNVALPAVRSLVYAYYQNSFVYYDQNYGAAIVNILLVINLILTGLQFAFQKKWVVYD, encoded by the coding sequence ATGAATTCGAGAAGCAGATACGTCTGGGCATATATTATGATTGCACCTACCTTGCTCGGTACAGTTTTATTCTGGACCTGGCCGGCGATTTACTCGATTTATCTTAGCTTTTTAAAATCCGAGAATTTCGGGATGGTCAATCATTGGGTTGGTTTGGCGAACTACGAAAGGCTGTTCAAGGATAAAGAATTTTGGCAAAATCTGCGAAACACGTTGTATTATGCGGTGATGTTCGTGCCGCTGACGCTTTTGTTCTCTACCTTTTTTGCCGTACTGCTCAACGCCAAAATTCGCGGATTGTCCGCATACCGAGTCATCTTTTTCTTGCCTCAAGTCACGATGCCTGCCGCAGCGGCCATGGTTTGGGTCGTGCTTTTTGCCCGCGATTACGGTTTTATCAACTACTTGCTGGGCACTCATGTCGCATGGATTTCCGATACGAGGTTTGCGATGTTTGCGCTGGTGATCGTAGGGGTATGGGGGGCGATCGGATTCAATATGCTGCTCATATTGGCGGGCTTGCAGGGCATTCCGAGAGCCTTGTATGAAGCGGCTGAAATCGATGGAGCCGTGCGGTTCCGAAAGTTCCGATATATCACGCTGCCGCTGCTTACGCCAACCTTGTTTTTCACGACGGTTGTCCTCATGATCGGCGCAACGCAAATTTTCGATTCGATCTATTTGCTGATCGGCAAAACGAACGTAGCGCTGCCTGCGGTACGTTCTCTCGTCTATGCGTATTATCAAAATTCGTTCGTATATTATGATCAGAACTACGGAGCAGCTATCGTCAATATTTTGCTGGTCATCAATTTGATTTTGACTGGCCTGCAGTTTGCTTTTCAGAAAAAATGGGTCGTCTACGATTAA
- a CDS encoding glycoside hydrolase family 32 protein gives MSNDSLHREALLKAENSIAKVKDSVSKDLMRLKYHFMAPAYWINDPNGLIFYKGEYHLFYQHYPYAPEWGAMHWGHAKSKDLVHWQHLPIALAPSESYDLHERGGCFSGSAVDDDGILSVLYTGTVIRDGAVIQTQNLATSSDGITFRKYEGNPVISTPPEDGSSDFRDPKVWKHENTWYMVVGSSKDGQGKALLYKSPNLRVWDYVGVLAESDGTMGSMWECPDFFPLGDRYVLMFSPMGMGERKTIYLVGDMDYETGTFTWDTIGDVDFGYEYYAPQSFLDGKGRRIVIAWLNAWDWMPWFKNFGPTGKNNWCGAMSAPRTVELGEDGRLSFPPVEELQVLRREHYHYTNAKIVPGTPLLPDYTASDCLEIKAELQLSGSEAEEVGFILRASEDRKQQTVLSYNLRKKELTFDRNRSDGWSEGVCSVRLEASETLTLHIFIDTCVVEIYVDHYRVALTNNIYPDPASVFLDLYAVGDTVIVKSMDIWKLRSAW, from the coding sequence ATGTCAAACGATTCGTTGCATCGCGAAGCATTGTTGAAAGCGGAAAACTCCATCGCCAAAGTGAAAGATTCAGTAAGCAAAGACCTCATGCGCTTGAAATATCATTTCATGGCGCCGGCTTATTGGATTAACGACCCGAACGGACTTATTTTTTACAAGGGCGAATACCATTTGTTTTACCAGCATTATCCGTACGCACCGGAGTGGGGAGCTATGCATTGGGGGCATGCGAAAAGCAAGGACCTGGTTCACTGGCAGCACCTTCCGATCGCACTCGCTCCGAGCGAGAGCTATGACCTTCACGAAAGAGGCGGATGTTTTTCGGGAAGCGCGGTTGACGACGACGGCATCTTGTCGGTGCTGTACACGGGAACCGTCATTCGCGACGGCGCGGTGATTCAGACTCAAAATCTGGCGACCAGCTCGGATGGCATTACGTTCCGCAAATACGAAGGCAATCCTGTCATTAGCACGCCTCCGGAGGACGGGTCCTCCGACTTCCGCGACCCGAAGGTTTGGAAGCACGAGAATACTTGGTATATGGTGGTAGGTTCGAGCAAAGACGGCCAGGGCAAGGCTTTGCTGTACAAATCGCCGAATCTGCGAGTGTGGGATTATGTCGGGGTGCTGGCCGAGAGCGACGGCACGATGGGCTCGATGTGGGAATGCCCCGATTTCTTCCCGCTCGGAGACCGCTACGTGCTGATGTTCTCGCCTATGGGAATGGGCGAGCGAAAGACGATCTATCTTGTCGGCGACATGGATTACGAAACGGGTACATTTACATGGGATACAATAGGCGATGTCGATTTCGGGTACGAGTATTATGCCCCCCAATCGTTCCTTGACGGCAAAGGCAGAAGAATCGTCATTGCCTGGCTGAATGCATGGGATTGGATGCCGTGGTTTAAAAACTTCGGACCTACGGGGAAAAACAATTGGTGCGGCGCCATGTCGGCCCCGAGAACGGTGGAGCTTGGCGAGGATGGAAGATTGAGTTTCCCGCCGGTCGAAGAGCTGCAGGTGCTCAGGCGAGAGCATTATCATTATACGAATGCCAAAATTGTGCCGGGTACCCCGCTTCTTCCGGATTATACGGCCAGCGACTGTTTGGAAATCAAAGCCGAGCTCCAATTGTCCGGCTCCGAAGCGGAAGAAGTCGGATTTATTCTCAGAGCCTCCGAGGACCGCAAACAGCAAACGGTTCTCAGCTACAATCTGCGCAAAAAAGAGCTGACGTTTGACAGAAACCGGTCGGACGGATGGAGCGAAGGGGTGTGCAGCGTTCGCCTGGAAGCTTCCGAGACGCTGACGCTGCATATTTTTATCGATACTTGTGTCGTTGAAATATATGTGGACCATTACCGGGTTGCGCTGACGAACAATATTTATCCCGATCCGGCAAGTGTTTTTCTCGATCTATATGCAGTCGGAGATACGGTGATCGTCAAATCTATGGATATTTGGAAATTGAGATCCGCCTGGTAA